catgctgtggtaggcatcccacatataaagcagaggaagatgggcatggatgttagctcagggccagtcttcctcagtaaaaagaggagaactggcagttgttagctcagggctaatcttcctcaaaaacaaacaaataaataattttccctaatgttatatatcaaaacaaaacaaaacaaacactcaTGGGGCAGCGGGTGGAATCAGTCCTGGCTGCTGTTAATTTAATGATTGGCCTTGTAAACTTGTGTGTAACTGGGCCCCATCAGGCTCTGGGTGACAAAGCAGGAAGTGAGTTCAACATCCCCACAAGCAGCGGGAAGACCCCTCCGTGGGGATCACAGAGCAAGCGCCCATCCCTGTACCCACGTGCCTCATCCAGTGCCAGGCTCAGCATGGGTGCCTCGACCGATGTGGCGAGAATAGGGGAGTGAATCCATGTTTATAGGTGAGGAAGACTAAAGTCCTTAACCTAGGCTTCCTCTAGTCTGGAGCTGGTCAGGCCTGCCGTTTGGCTCACTGTTGAGTTGAACAAAAGTGCAGTTCAAGAGTCACTTAACCTGGGAGAACATAAAGAGGATCAGGGGGCCATCCCTGCCTTCTAGAGCGTGACACCACATGTGTGTTGTCGCAGTGGAATGTGCAGTGTGACGATGTGACAGATCCTTCAACCGAAGTTTGAACGTAACTGTGAACCAAGCGAGCAGGTTTGAACGTGGACCCTGGGGCTGAGGTGGTCAAACCAGTAGGAAACTGGCAGTCTGGCCTCAGAATCCCTTTAGACTCTTCAGTATTATTGAGGATCCTGAAGAGTTCTGCTTTTGTTGGTTGTAGCTATCAGCATTGACCGTATTCGAAAAtcaaactgagaaaaatttaaaacatcaacATACACATTCCTCAACCACCAAAGTGAGGATGTGTCATGGAACCTCTAAAAGATTCACCTTAGACCACTGACAGtgtgaaaaaaagcaaataacatcCTCGCATTatcatgaaaatagttttgacctcatggACTTCTTGAAAGGGTCTCAGGGCCCCCGGGGGTGCCCGGGCCACATTTTGAGGACCACCAGAGGGTAAGTGCTAATAAGTATGGGGCGCAGCAGGGAGAGCAACTGGCTTTCTGAAAACATTCGGAAAGGCCGGCTCTTCCACAGCGCTTAGGGAAGAGGACTGATGCCCACGGAGAGGGCAAACGGGGAGGCCTTGTCTACGAGCTTGCTGCCCCACCAGCAGGAGCGCACACCACCCACAGCCCAACGTGTTGTCCCAGCCCATCTGGTCAGACGGGACCCGGCACCGTCACCAAGTCCAGCCCCAAGAAGGTGGAAAGGGGGTGAGGAGCACAGCTcccttttaaaactttctttgcAAAGTGCACACACCACGTGCACTCATATTCTATTGGCCGGGATTTAGTGACGTGACCTCAACCGCAAGGGTGGCTGGGAGTCTCTGCCCAGAGAGCAGCTTGCCCAGGGTGTCAGGGAGAGCGTCCTCCTCCTTCAGCCATGGCTTCTTCCAGGCCCAGTTGCTCACAAGAACAAGTGAGAGACAACACGACTGTACATCCATGCAACTACCATCTCCCCTGGTTTGCCACAGAGCGGGGCTTACATTATccaaattctttctcctcctgcctccctcgaAGTCCTCCCCGGACCTCCCCTGAGTGGAGCTGGCCCTGCCTCTGGTTGCTACTTCTTTTCCAGGTGGTTCTCTGGGTGGGTTCACTGGCAGGTGGGGGTAGAGTCCAGTTTCAGGAGTGGAGTGTGCACGGCACATCTGCTGGAGCGCCCAACCATGTTCCTGGCACCTCTCACTTTTGTGGTCAAAAAAGTAGGAGCCATTCCACAGTGTTGTCCCTTTGGCTCCTTGCTTTGTGTTCCCCCAAGGCCTGGCTAATCTTCACAGCTCTTTCTGAATTTGGGAACTCACTTTCACTCCTACCAGCTAATCTTGATGTCTTTCCCTCCTACTGTACTGTTCCTGCCCCCTccaaccaatatgacctcatctaaaaTCTCCACTTTGAAAATGAGAAGGCTCTGTCGGTTCACCcccctgcccaaggtcacacagctcttaaGTAGAGGAGCCATTATTTGGACTCTGATGACCCATGACCCACACTTTTAATCTTTGTcttctattcaacaaatattaaggaGTTTGATAGTCTGATTGTCAACCTTTAAACTTCCAATGTCTTTCTCTCAAAaatcaaaaacctaaaaaaagaaaagaaaaactcacaaATAGGACTCAACAGCTGTAAATTTGTAAACTGCGTTGATGGGCAAGAGATGCATCTAACATATCTTGGAACGCTGAGTTGTCTCTTTCCAAGACCACCAACCTCCCAAAAATTACAGCCACTAACGTTCGAGCACCTCCAGAAACCGTGTGAAAGGCTCGGCATACTTTCTGTAGCACAGCAGCACTGTGAGGTGGACACTCTTATCCCCGTcttacagacacacagacacaggtcacacagctgccaaGCAGACTCAGACCCGTGCAACCCAGCTTCAGGGTCTGCGCTCTTCAAATACCGTGGTTACATCATCTCATTTCCTAATTTCAGTGTTTTTACAACATTATCCTTTCTACTTTTACAGcttatttcacatttattatatCACTTTATTCTGGGTGCCTTCTGTGGCACATAAGGAAGTTCTTAAAGATCTTTTATTTATGACATCCTGGAAGTAAGAATTCCCTGAGTCAGGGTATTTAATATTTAACTAAGCAAAATACATAATAAAGAAGCTATAAAATGTCTTTGGAAGATGCCTACAAACCATCCTTTCTTGCTGGAGCTCCAGCGTCCCTGGGAAGTAACCTTGCTTTTCAGAGCCAGGACAGCTAGCTCCCTGTCATGGTCTCGCTGCGTTCCCAAGTGACCTAAGGCAGTCTAAGCTGCCGTAAGAACACCTTCGCCAACTCGACAAGGGAGCTGTACCACTTTATACTAGGATGCCAACATCTACTCGGGTCCTCCAGATGCTCAAAACTTACAGACTCCCTCCTCAGGCAGCCCTGGCCGGCCCAGGCAAGGGGGCAAGGAGCAAGCCCCAGCGGAGCCAGGCGCTCCTCCGCGGCAGCCACAAGGCCCGGCTGAGTCACAGGCCCCTGAGGCCTTCGCTGTCGGCTGGCAGGCAGCTTTTATGGCACTCTAGGTTGGGGACATGCTGACTTAAATGAGTTCACTTCAAAGCTCCTCAGAACCTTTATGAATCTTACATGAGTTTTGTGATGTTTCCCAAATGTGTTTGACTAACTCCTCTCTCTCAAAAAACCAATTAAGATCTTGTTGAACTAATAGTTTGGGAAGTCATTGCTATAAGAGGCTCATTTACTTTATGAGGTTTGTTTTTAAGATAGTGATCGGAGACAGAGAATACATTCCACCTTAGAAAACCATGTTAAATGTGATCAAATGCCCACCACCacacaaaaaaaaaggtaacccGTAATGCAGTTGAAACAGCACAACAGGAAAACGCACTCCAAGTTTCAACTTCAACAGGATGTCACAGGCCCGTTTCCTTTTCCAGCTGTGGCCCCTTAGGACTGCTCTTCCAGCTCCCAACCGTGCCTTTGAGAGAGACACGTTATGAGGGTTACTTCCAGTGGCTATCGCCCTAGTGGTCAGGTGTTCCTGTATAGGAACTAAAGAATagttggggggccggcctggtggtgcaggggttaagtgcacacattctgcttcggcggcccggggttcagatcccaggtgtggacatggcactgcttggcaagccatgctgtggtaggcatcccacatataaagtagaggaagatgggcacagatgttagctcagggccagtcttcctcagcaaaaagaggaggactggctgcagatgttagctcagggctaatcttcctcaacaaaaaattttttttttttttaaatagttggatAGGTTCTAGAAAGGGAATTGTCATGGCTAtcctcccattttttaaaatttttttaaagattggcacctgagctaacatctgctgccaatctccttttttccttcttctccccaaagccccccaatgcatagttgtatattccagctgtatgtccttctagttgtggcatgtgggacaccacctcagcgtggcctgatgagtggtattgcgtctgtgcccaggatccaaaccaacgaaaccctgggccgctgaagtggagcgtgccaacttgaccactcggccatggggctggcccctatcctcctattttaaattttcatcatCAATCAATCTTTTTATATTCAAGAAGTTTAGGAATGGGTTAGCATTCACTGAAGCCAAGTTCTAGTTTTTTCCATTTGACAAAATAGCAGGGAGGGCTTTCCCAGAGCCATAACGGCAATGATTTATGTGCTATTCGTAAAAGCTCAAAAAGAAATTAGTCAAAGCAAGCTTCTCCTGACGTCTTCAGTGTAGACCacacaaataaatacacacagGATACCTTAAGAAAAATCAAgagctttatttttcctcactATCTATTTAGAAAAGAGATTGGAGAAAAGGTTCCACGGAATAGAGCAGAGGGCTATCTACAAAGTCAAGTGTTCCAGATCCGCACAGACGGAGGAAGCTGTCCCGCAGAGGCCATGGCAGCCTAGGACCGGCCCAGCAGAGGTGAGGCCAGCTCCTGGACGGCTTTTGAGTTGAGCTGAGGAATGGTGCTGATCTTCAGGAGTTTGCTGCTTGCATACTTGCTCTTGACGGCCTGCAGAAGTCATCTCAGATTAAGCACACATCAGCCACCCCCCACCCACGCCTTGTTCCTGGGCTCACTGACAAGTATGAAAGGGCCAGACCCACAATCTCCAGACGGTAGGATGCTGCTGGATCACTGAAGCCAGCCAGTGCTCTGAGGTCATGTGTTGTGCATGGCGATTTCCTTCCACGCCTAGTAATGGACAGAGCCCAGCTGGTAGCATAGGTGAGGAGGGAACAAATTATTTCAAGGTCCAAGGAGCAGGCTTTCTCTCATCAGGCACCAgaggggagggagatgggagcTGCTTATTATATGTAAGTGCCATCAGGACATGACAGCTTTGCCAGGAACGGCAGCAATACTGGCAATAAAAGTGCGTGGCAACCAGTGCTTGGCAGATCCCAGATGATACCCTCAGGACTGGAAACCCATTATGCTTCCACAGTGTGCTAAATCACGCTGAAACCCTACggaaggaggcagagcagggTGAAGGGTACTTGGTACAGACACCTTGCCCTTTGTCCCAGACCCCTGGTCAGCTCTGATATTTGGCATCACCCAAGTGCAGGACAGCACCCGATCTCCTCTGGCTCCTCCTCTCAGGAGGCCCGCACAGAGCCAGACATCAGGCCCCCAGGACACTTCCCGATTGGGCTGCTTGCCCCTCCTTCTCCACCATGCTTGCTATTCAGGTGTCTTCCAGTCAGTGTCCCTAAAGATTCTGGACAAAGACCCTGAGAAATATCACCAGAATACCCAAGGCTTCCACAGGGCCATGGGAGGTGGGCCCTTGCTGTCCCAGACCTCATGTTGACCAGACCTTCCTGCTTGCCGAGTGCCCTACTGAGGATGCTGGGACACAAGTGGATAAAGACAGTGCGCAGCTGCCTGGCTGCTACCCAGGGCCTGGACATAGCCTATCTACCTTGTTTTAAAGAAAGTCTGCTCTCAGGGTGTATCAGTATGCTCCATCCCCTGCTGcactagaaaaatagaaagagtcTGTGCTAAGACAGACTCTCACATATACCAAAAATCTATTCACGTGAAAACAAACACGCATACATACGTGCACATACTCTCATACACAAAACTTGTCATCCAATGCCTTCCACAGCTTAGGAATGAGTACTCACGATGAATTTCGTTAAGTTTCCATTTACTTTCACTACATTTTTGGCCATGTGCTGCATGACTTCCAACACTTCATTTTCTGTGTATCCAGTGTAATACTGCTGCTTTAAGTTCTGGAACAAATACAAAGGAAAGGGGCAAGATGAACCTCCACTTCTCTGGAAGAGCACATCTTATACATGCTGGCACTACTTAAGGAAAAGCTACAGGAGAACATTCAGTCACAGCCCTAACCACCACCATGTACAGCAAAGCAGCCAGTAAAAGCAGGACGATGTGGCTCTGAGCAGGACTTCAGCTCCCAGCTAAAGCAAGTGTCAAAGGTCCcatgtgattattttttaaagacagttGTGCAGGGAAGTGGGGTTCCACAATTAATAAAGCTCCCACGCGTACCTCTATCGCTACACTGAAAGGGGATGGAAGGAGGACAGAgtgaaaacaaaacccaacaaaagAATGCTCCCTCTACGGTAAGAGCAGAGACCTGGCCCAGCACCTGTCACATGTCCCCCGATCAAAGCCCTGCCAGTCAGTGGCTGGGGGAGAGCTCGAGAACCCCGGTATCAGTATCGTCAGCCAGGGAAAGAGGTTCAGAATTAAGAAAGAAACTGGGCCATAGGCAGCTATCTAATCTACCAGTCCAGAAGCACTAAGACCACCCCAGACTCCCTCGTTGGGCCCTACACAGCTAAGCCCTGAAGAAGAGAGCACGCGGCGCAGCCGCCACGCCAGCCTGTGACCCAGCCGCCCGGAGACCAAAGTCAAGCAAAAGGACAGTTGCTGACTGATAATAAGGCTTATTGTGCATGAAGACACATACCCTGACTTTATTTCAGTTCTGTGATAACATTCTAAAAGCAAAGATACATCTCTTTCACATGCACAATATGATGGGAAAACAAACCACAATTTAATCTTAATCCTAAAATcgttcaaagaaagaaagaactaagCAGGAGTGAATCCTGAAATAACACACAACTACTGGTAACTTGAAATCAGTTCCCAGAAAACAGGGAGACCTATAGTTAATTGCTTTAGAGCCCAAGGAAGCGTGTCTAAGAGTGAAGTAATTTGGCTAAAATGAGCATTGGTACCAGGACCATGTACCATTCACGTACCAGTGGCTTTTTGGCCTCaagctatttatttaaaaaatttcaaatctacagaaaaattcaaagaataatataatgaacatctggatatcctttgtgtAGATTCatcaattattaacattttgccactttctctctctcatggtGTCTGCAACACACTtgcaaatggttcaggaaaaattgtgtgtgaatatatatatctTCATGACACATTGACACATCACTTCTAAATGTTTCAGAAGCGTTTAGATACCTAAACACCTAAAAAGTATTTTCCTACATAGCCACAAAATACCATTATCACATAAGAAACATTATCAACAATTCCATAATATCACCTAATGTATAGTCAATACTCAAATTTCTCCAATTGttccaaaaatatcttttatagatttttctttagGTCCAGGGTCCAATCAAGGTACATGCAGTACATTTGGTTGTTGTGTCTTtagtcttttttaatttaaaacaactcCCATTTTCTTAGCTTTAAATGACAGTGACTTTTTTGAAGGATTCACGCCAGTCACTTTTGGAATGCCCCATACTGTGGATTTGTCTGAGTGTCTCCTGATGATTGGATTTGTGTTAAATGTCTTGGCCACAAATCCTGTGCAGGTGATACTGTATTCTTCCTCCTGCACCAGGAGGCAGGTCAAATCAGGGGGTCCCACCACTGGCGACGTCGAGCTTGATCACCGGGTCAAGGTGCTAAGGGCCAGATGTCTCCACAAAAGCACAGTTTTTCTTCAGAATTACTGTTTGTGTGTGCGGATATTTTGAGACCATGGGAATCTTGTTCCCCAAAATTATGTCACCTAATGATATAAACATCAATTGATGATCCTCGCTTGAATCAATTATTAGATTGGGGATTAAAAATTGGTGGATTTCTAACTCTACAATTTTTTCTACTTCAATTAGCTAGCATTCTAACtgattaaaaaaagggaaaaaaagtctttcattcctttcttgtcttttccctttctttcttttgtatcatTAAGGACTCATGGATGTTTTTTAATGTGTTATAATCTATTACTGCCACTATTCTTCGTAATGCTCAAATTTAGTCAGTAAGAGCTCTCAAGTCAGTTCCTATGTCCTTTTGATGTGACCCACTGATCTTTGAGAATTTGCTTGTTATCTGCTACAAACTGATCCAGGCTCACCTTATAGTGCCCATGCCACGGCCCTGAAATCAGCTATTTCTCAAAAGAGAACTAGTTCCTAGTGGGTAATGGTATTCAGTATCCAAGACGTGGGCCCTAGGTATATCCATTGCTACCGGGTTATCATTGTTTCTGGGCCCTTTTATTATGAATTTACTAATGTTTTCAAAACAGATTTAATACTACTggattttcccttttgttttcaattgttaacaatattttatctttcttcttacAGTGAAAATTTTAATCCTTAGTAACATGAATGTTTATTTGCTTTATCCTACAGTATACATGAGTAGTTTCAGAATTACAATAACAGATTACTATTAACAATCAACCTCCTAAGTAAACTTTAAGTGTGTTTCCTTTGTTGGTCCTTTGTTTTGTCTAACTTCACACCCCACTAAAGATGCACAGTCAGAATGCTGTGTTCAAAAGTTATTTCAATTAATTCTTCCATCTGTGGTCTTTACCAATTTGATATACAGTgacattgtttgtttgtttaattccACTTTAGGATGtgcataaaatattcatattgttCAAAAGTCACCTTATATTGTATACAGGTTAATAAAAAGTTACAACCAGAAGTCCTGCTCCCATCCTTCACCTTCTACTCTGATCCCACTCAGCCCCATAGATCtccattttcattagtttctggtctattcttcctgtatttttttagaaattagcaaatacataaacacatatacatatactctctctcatctcccttCTTTCTTACATAAAATGTAAACTGTACACTCTCGTGTGGAGGCACAACTCCGCCACGGTGCCCTGGCAATCTTGCACGGATCCACATAGACCAGCTGACAAAGGCTTGAGCCACGGCTGACCTGTCTTGGCAAAAGGCCTTGTGATCCTCCTGGAGCAGGAGGGGGTGGCAAGCTTGGGAGGAGCTGCCTCCAAGCCATCTCCCGCtcgcctccctctctcccctgggAGGCTGTCAGGAGGCCATTTCTTATTCCCTCCTGGGTTCTGGTGAGGCTGCCGCTCTGCTGCTCTCAGCGGACAGCTACAGACTATAAAGCCGCTTAGCGGCAGTCTACAATCAGCTCATCTACAGCAGGGTATCCCATGACTCGCCTTGCAGTCATCCGGCCCCTTTTGTCTCGGCATTGTCCTTTTCAGTGTGAGTCGAGCACCCAGGGAGCTGGCATCTTCGGCTCTTTGTATGAACGTACAAGTGGCTCATTCTGTCTTTACCGGCTACATCAGTCAGGCCTTGGCCTTGCTTTGTCTTGTGTGCTTGACAACttgcttgtttcacttaacaaaatatcCCAGAAATCTTAGCCTATCAGTTCTCACTGGCCTTCCTCATTCTTTATAACTCTACAATACACTTGGGTACCACGGTGTAGTCCCTCAGACTCCAACTGAGTCTTTCCAAGCAGCTTTCTTCTAGGCCTTTGGACTTTTAACAATTGCTTCAAGGATAGTGTTGTGAAAATGCTAAGGCCTTTCATGTCAAGAAAGCCTAAAATATAACCAAACTAATTTCTTCTTAAATGCAACACTCACCCATTTTCCTTGGCCTAGAACCTTCTGGGACAGGCAGGAAGCAGCCGCTGCCACCTTAGAAGGGTGGTAATGCACCATGTCGTAGTCAATGAGAGTCAGCTCCATCAAATATTTGGCTAGAGTGTGCTGTGCAACATCCACCTATGAAAGAACAGCCAAGGACAGTAAAAAGCACAGCTGTTACTCCTCTCCTGCAAAATTCTGGGTGAAGGCCTAGGAACGCAAATCCACTTAAGTCACTTTTCCCTCCCAGGAACAGCCAGCTCTATTCCACAATATGACAAACACAGAACGGGAGGTCTTTTCTCTGAAGAACGGATGAGACAAGCATTAGGACTTATCTAAAAGAGGCTTCCTATAAATTCATAAGCTTTCCTGTAATTGGATCAATGTTTCTAGGATGAGAGAAGCAGCAAAATAAAGTCTGCCCCAGACCCAGAGGCACTCACCTCCCCGGCTTTCGAGGCCCGCCTTAAGAAATGTAGTGGCAGAGGTCGACCCAACTcaaatttcagttctttcaaaATTAGAGTTTCCATTTCTCGGATTTGGGAACTGGTATAAGCATTGTCTGTGATGTAAACGAAGTCTTCAATATTTGGAGAAAACATCTCCTCATACTTGGAAGCCAAAAGCAGAGCCGTAATCCCAACCAGTTGAAGCTTCTTCCGAGAGACTGGCTGAACCTAATTGAAGAGGAATGTGTCAGAAGTCACATCTAACAAGAGGACTGGGGTTCTGGGTAGAAGAAAGTGACAGGGAACCAAGTTCTGGAGAAGTGCTCGTCATCTCTGCTCGTACTCCTCTTAAGGGCACAAGAAACCTGAATGGTAATAGCAGGTACCACCACTGCTCATAGCAGCTGTCGGTTACTGaggacccactgtgtgccaggcacggtgctaAGATTCTAACAAccatctcattgaatcctcacaaaaatcctcGGCAATACGCTATTTTTTCCCCACTTACACATAGATGGCCTGAGAAGAGATTCAGACACCAGTCCAAGATCACTCGACTGCTGAGCAGGGAAGAGTTACATCTGGCGACCATCTCCTAGTCGCTGCTCCCCCCACATCATCCCAGCTTGAGGGTCTGGGGCGGCCCCCACACGCCATCAACATGGTCTGAATCAAGACGAGGCCAAACAAAACAGCAGGAATTCCATGGATGCCCAGGGACGAGGAAGGGGGTGTCTCAGACGTTTCCTTCATCCTCACCAAAGTACACTCGTTATTCAGCCTGAAGAATCTTTCAAAGACGCTTCAGAGTCAGGGAAAATGACTCAGTCTAGGGtataagtgttccctttttttttcaaactgaaactttgcttttcttgcttcAATAATTTTCATTATTGAGAATCTAAATATAACTGTGCTTTCCTACCCGAGAGGACTGTATAAGGAGAACCACTGAGTCTATGATTACTTAGGATTTTGCAGTATCTTGGGGTCATTATTATAAACACAGTTATTACTGTATTGCTCGGGCAGAATTTGTACGTGACCTAAACCTCTATCATAAATGTTGactttaaataaacaaatcctCATCCACAGGGTGACCTTTTGGTAGATAACACACTAGTGGTTTATGTCTGGCATTTCTTCTCACTGGTCCGTGTTTTTGCATTAGCAGCTGATAAGTATTTTGATGATCACCTCTGCATCTCAGCATAGTTTCTTACATTCCTCTTTACTTTTTTGAGACCTCGCAACCTCAGTACACTCCCCACACATACCCCTggctcctttttaaaatattctgcctCCTCCCTCGTCTACAGAGATTCACTGCCACAGCTGGCTGGAAACCGTGAAGTTCTCTAACCAAACTCCTCATTTTTCACATGAGAAAACAATACCAAAGAGTGCCGAACTACGGAAATTGCACAAGTGGGCCTGGAAAACCAGCATCCAAGGCACCACAGGCTTCACACTGACGTCCTATATTTCCTTTGATGACAGATTGTGGCAATGCAGTATTTCCCCTGAGCATTTTCAGCGGGCTGACCTAACAGAAATGTCTAGCAACGGTCAGCATGGTCAGCATCATCAGAGATTCGACACTTGGACGCCTTCCGTTTCTAGCACCTGAAGCTCTTTGGCTTCTCAGAAACTGCCTTTTAGTCTTTTCTTCAGAGGGACCACGGCTTGGCACTGCATAAACGCGAT
This is a stretch of genomic DNA from Equus caballus isolate H_3958 breed thoroughbred chromosome 1, TB-T2T, whole genome shotgun sequence. It encodes these proteins:
- the CCNB2 gene encoding G2/mitotic-specific cyclin-B2, coding for MALLRRPTVSTDLENIDTGVNSKAKSHVTLRRAVLEEIGNRVTTRAPQVAKKAQHTKVPVQPTKATNATKQLKPTASVKPVQMEILAPKAPSPTPEDVSMKEENLCQAFSDALLCKVEDIDNEDWENPQLCSDYVKDIYQYLRQLEVLQSINPHFLDGRDINGRMRAILVDWLVQVHSKFRLLQETLYMCIAIMDRFLQVQPVSRKKLQLVGITALLLASKYEEMFSPNIEDFVYITDNAYTSSQIREMETLILKELKFELGRPLPLHFLRRASKAGEVDVAQHTLAKYLMELTLIDYDMVHYHPSKVAAAASCLSQKVLGQGKWNLKQQYYTGYTENEVLEVMQHMAKNVVKVNGNLTKFIAVKSKYASSKLLKISTIPQLNSKAVQELASPLLGRS